A window of Sphaeramia orbicularis chromosome 8, fSphaOr1.1, whole genome shotgun sequence genomic DNA:
CTGAAGTTTATTTCTAACATGCTACTTCCTGTATAGTGTATACAGTATGTGTTAGCGAGAGTTTAGCAGAACTATGATTGTTCAAACCTCAGTGTTTCATTGACTCTTCCAGGCTGCCTCCAGTCCAAAGTGGTCCATGCACATGTGCTCCTGGTTCAGTGATGCTCAAAGATCACATCTCTAAAGAGAAATATGATGAGGTGGTGCAACGCCGATCCAAGGAGCTCCAACACCACAAGACCAGGTGACTGATTGGTTTTTTCACTGAATTATTGATCCAATCTAATCCACTTTAGTTATAgaacacatttaaacaacaagaacgtTTCCGAAGTGCTGCACATAGAAtcctaaaaacaataaaacaaatcttctctATTTAGCTTCACCAGTCCTCATTAAAATACCCAAATAAAAGAAAACGCACTAAAAAccataaataagtacataaaactaaaacaatgctataaataaaacaatacaatcaaatagttaaaagtaataaaataaataacagacacagagaaccacacaacTCAGGTggagttaaaagccagagaataaaaggGCGTTCCAGAGTCTGGGGCCGACCACAGAGAAAGCCCTCATCTGTTTGTCTAGGTTCAAATCACTGTCTGTGCTGATGCCAAGGCTGGAGACTTTGGGACGGATGCACAGAACCTCAGAGGGGTCCCAACAAACCGTTTGTTTACAAACCAAGCCGGAAGGTCACTTGGGcaactttggaattttgttgcgacgtgcattgtgggaaagggaggttcatgcagccgcctgacagcagcagcagagcaacaatatggtattatatggatgaaacaaacatgacacagaaacggctgaaacgcggaaacggctggaggaatatgcatagagcacaggtgtcaaacatgcggcccggggaccaaatctggccccacgccaaaggttccattctggcctgcgggatgaaagtgcaaaaatgaacctgaacagtccagggtgtccaaatccttttggttcaggttccacaaacagaccaatgtgatctacagtaaaaataacaacacagcaacccataaataatgacaaccacaaattttctttgtgtaaaattatgtggaaaaaatttgagtgaaaaaaatcccattacactgtgaaaatatttacatttacaaaactattctttcacaataaaatacaaataaatacataaataaaaacaaagatgaacaaccccaaatgtgcaatttgaacaatattctgcctgttcctaaatgttttgtgcatttatggatccactgtgatctggagttgtgttagtAAGAAATGGAACTCAGAAGAAACCAACTGTGATGAAGCATGGGGATAAGTGCTGCTGAAGTCTCAAGTCTTTGGGTTTTAAACCCAGTCAGTAGTATTACCCTACTAACAAGACTTCCTGTCCTTAACTTACAAACTGAAGTATAAAAGGCATTTTAAAGAAAGCATTTTACAAacttaaatagaataaaataaaatcccaGATGCTTTGCCTGGCAGGAGATCAAACTAAACCTGTTGGAAACTGTTaaacatgttcttttgttggaagctccaaaaataagtctggattcttttatatctcatttttataaatttattttttaacttgatctgaccacaaacaaaatataactcagctgaggatccacacccagcaggaaatggatccagacattcaaaTGCACATCACtgttataatccttgtaaactgatctgtAAACTATGGGCTGAAGCCCCTGTGGGCTAAGTGGGTTGGGTCACAAagatggactggtgtcatctgactctaaagtcaggcAGATGTTTAACCCTATACTGACAGTGTTTCCATCTTATCTCCAGTGGTTTACACTCctgtgtgggcatgtgtatttctAAGTGTACCTAAAGTAAAACttaagtcctgtgttcataaatctgtcagtttagtattttGACAAACTTTACcactaaccagtgaaacaaaggaatcctaactaccACTGACTAATATGGGATTAAACTTGAGACTTCAgccatttaaattaaaataatatttcagatgAATTATGcactcattcatacatttatgaaaatgaacttttctactacacacaacaggtacaatctcaacatAAAAAGTGGGAACAtgagtataaaagtacataaagacaaggtgtgtgtgtgtggggggaaaTACcatttttgaaaaagtctggaatttctATTTGGATAAAGAGTAAACACTCTGATtcaggaattacaaccattttaaatcAAGTCCCTCCATTTTCACAGGCTCAAACATAACTGGAAAAATATCCTTGTTATAAACATGAGGATTGTTTGAATGAAAATCCTCTTCACTGCCTGAAGTCTGGAACCCATGGACGTCTCAAAAGGCTGAGTTTCCTCCTGCAGATGCTTTTCCAGGCCTTTAACACAGCCCCCTTCAGTTGCTTTTTGCAGATACTTTCTGCCCTCAGTTTAGTCTTCAGAAACTGAAAAGCTGCTCGAGGTTAAAACCAAGTGATTGATTTTGCCATTTCTTTACCTTCAAAAGCTGTCGTGTTCATTTTTCAGTCTGTTCTaggtcccaacctttttgagccatggcCCATATTTTACATTAGGAAATCACAAGACACACCACCTAACAAaattgtcacaaaaagtatatttattgatataTCATTCAAATCTAgtctcagtgtgaaacctgggcctgtttagttgaacacaaagctgatattcctGCAGGAACTGAAGACAGACACACATGGATCCTCCTCAACAGCTCGGAGTCTCTCTCCTTTTTCATCTTCATATCAGTCGTGCTCAGCTCGCATAGACACAGTAGGTTGTGGAGAAAGGGACAGAACTGAAATAGCTTTGTTGGGGGGGGCACATCAGGGGTGCATTGGCAACATTGTCACGtggtgtttggaacaagaaagctgagaggggtgcatcagCGACCCCTCGGACGGACCCCCCAGCTTACACACTGAGGTTCGTcatataatagtatgggaggcctATCCCCCCCGCCCCACCCCGATCCCCAGGGttatcactagtgaggggggctttatcaacagaatgcgCTGCAtcagggccggttcactttcacttttattttgccaAAGGGAACAGGAGCCTGTTGTCGTAGTGAATCGTTGGTGCGTCAGTCGTATGTCTCTATATCACGCTGCTCGCTTACaccaatcaggtgaaactggataatcttccacggcacacctgctGGTTTCTCACACCTCTGGTTTGGAGACGCTGTTCTAGGTCATCGTCCATCTGTGAACTGATGCTTTGTCCTATCAAATCTGTAGCATTTACCTGAACCTGAGCCCAGAGGACATCCTTTTACACTTCAGGGTTCATCCTGTTCCTTCACTGGCAGCCGCGCATGTCCCCACCATGACACTGTCCACCATGCTGGACACTTGACCTCGTCTGCTTTGGATCATGAGCTGCTCCTTTTCTTCTCCAGACTCTTCTCTTACTGTCGTTCTGGTCCAAGTTCATCTTATTTTTATCTGTTCAGAGAATCTTTTGTTCAGACCAGTCCATCTTCTTTATATTATTTTCTGGTACATTTGAATCTGTCCTTTCTGTGATTACCACCTTACTGTTACCCATCTGTATTTACCTTGGTGAAGGTGACCTGCCCACCTCCGCTGGGATCATCTACTTTAACTGTCTTCTGTGGTTTTCAGACCTTcggggcccaatcccaattccccccttggcccctcccccatACCCCTCCCCCTCGGATGGGGggatctcccataattctgtttgagtcatcagcaagatggaggtaaacacatttaaaaatgcagcagtgatgaaagaaacaaacaaatgtacgtattttcttcataaatcaCTTCATTTAatcggttacagctgctgacggcatggggaattctttcggaaacaaggttgttgcatctgtttatagcggcatcgacgaCTGCTgctgatgtaacaggtctggaagcgTTGTCCCATCTGATAAGGGAATATTTCAACTCCTACCCTTTGCAACTCAgattcaaggggtagtgccaagtgcaagggccaatgAGTAGGGGTAAGgggaagggccaaggggtgaactgggattgggccttggtGTTGCTGAGCTCACCAGTGGAACGAACCACATCTGAACATGAAGCTCATTGTCACTCAGTCGTCCAGTGACTTTTAAGGCCCTGAAAATGGAAGGACTTTAAAATGGTTGTCATTCATAAGTGGTTTACACAGTATTTTTGTTTAACCAAAAACCTTTTATTGAATTAGTGCTAAATATCCACGCTTCAGTCACATCTCGATTATTTAATTTCAAATCCACCGCTTTGGTGTACAGAGGAGAAATTACACAAagttgtgtcactgtccaaatacttatgggccTGAATGTGTTTGTggaacttcagttttatcagccTACTTCCTCTCCAACAGTCCACCTTCACTCCCATTATCTTTATTCCTTCTACAGGACGAAGTCTGTCTTAACGAGACTGCTGCTTGCTTCACCTAACTCTCCCTTGCAGTATCCCATCCAGGGGTTTACAGTACGACCCCTGACCTCCACTCTTATACCAGGTATGGTACATTCTTTACAGCTGTATGCTACAAAAACAATGGCCCTTTGAAAAAGGCAAGGTCATCCAAGCAAGGTCatataaaagtagtgaaatagaCACTGCTGCGGGACAGGTTCAGGCAGAAGAACCTAGGCCGGTGATCCTTTGTGCATCCACTGACAGTTGGGATAGATACAAGGCACAAGGTCAAAGATAGACCTGATCCCCATGACAGAGGTCACTGCATCCAAAGGCTGTAGTTCTGTAATAGTCTACTTTGGTAAACTGCCATTTACTTGATAGAATATTGACTTGTTTCTACTGGAATAGACCTGAGTAGAGTTAAGGTGCAGTCAGACAACACAGGTCAGCTGAAATCACACAGGAAGCCTTTCATACAACTGCCAAAGGTTTACAGAGGGTTCCATGAATGTCAATAAAGTGAAGATCAGCAAAAAGTCACGTTTGGCTGGTAGATCACTGCCTCCACAGTGGAATGTCAGAGTACAGGGACTCTTTAGACTCTTTTGTCTCCAGAGTCCACAGAGCCTGGCTTCCTGATGGTCttgcttaacccttaaagacccaaacaaccacctttaacccttaaagacccaaacgtccaccttgaaccaaaactatctactgatctaaactgtttaatacatgttaatccaaatgcagttcttcatcttttcatggtcatcagatatgacccatgtggacgttctgaggctccgtagttactgtggaaacaccgtcatcctcaacgacattgattcaccagtaaaacccatggagttggatcaatgacagtggatggacacactgggtttatgttcagttaatgacagattggattaaaaaaaagtcacattttcttcagtttcctctatttctgatataataaccctcaactttaatcttagcttttatgaacatctatatgatcagtgaattaaagataagaacattcattttcactgaaaaacaaaacaaaacataaaatacagaggataataatataataaatggtgataaatttgagtaataaaggttaaatatacagaaaaaatcatttgggaagtgacataaaagtagcactgggtctttaagggttaagaggaGAGAATCAAACTATGGGTTCATTTTCATTGCAGGTTTAGTGCTGCACACAGGAGCAAGATCCAGCTACGAGGTTGGTGTGTCATTTCAAAGACGCAATGAATAAGCTCTTCTCATGATCAGCATTCTCTTTCAAATCACCTGATGGTGGCGGTGATAGTGGTGGTGATGgtgtgatgatggtggtggtggtggtggtggtggtgatggtggtggaagCAGTGATGGAGTCATTGAGACAAGATGGCTGCTTGTTTGAAAATGATGGCAGTGTCTCAGTAGTTTGCTAATGTCTACAGTAAATATGAGGATTCCAGTGGACAGGTGGAGGTCAGTCTGTATGTGCATGTACAGAAACCATGCTAAAGCCTTTCCAAACCCATAACCAGTGTGTTTATGCTATACTTGCTATACAATCAGATactatcatttattattttagcaacaaaaactTCACCTTGTGTCAGAAGAATAGTTCAATGGATGGGCTACTACTACGATTTTAAGCCATCTAGTCTAGATATATGGTTTATGGGATGGCTACGTAAAGGTACTTAAGCCTACTGCTCTATAGTTACTGATAATggcctagagcaggggtgtcaaactcagaacttcgagggccggtatcctgcatgttttagatgtttccctcttccagcacagctGACGGTCattaccaggcttctgcagagctggatgataggtttatcatttgaatcaggtgtgttggaagagggaaacatctaaaacatgcaggataccggccctcaaggatctgagtttgacaccgctggccTAGAGTCTGTCCGACGACTCTCAAACACACATGAACTTACTTCTTCAGGTACCTGCACGTCAGAGATTATTGTAATAATTAATTAAACAGTTAAGATATTTACGGATGCCTACAAGGCTAAAGCCAACAAACACCTTCATTTATGAATATATACAGACTACAACAAATCAGAAGTGCCAGGAGGAGTTGGTAGATGTCTGATGATGTTTGGGTTGGTATTTGGGAAGCCTGGATGAAAACTACAGGCCTGGGAGGCCCGCTGAAGTCCATACATCAGGGGTTTCCAGGGACCGTTGGTGGAGGaataacactggaaaaaatctaaatcttaccaagtgtatgtttctcatttctggtccaaatatgtcattacacttaaaataagacagaatcacctaaagaggaacttttcagtggcaACGTAAGAACTTGTGATTTTACTCCCGTGAATTGCTCTGTCATACCAATCAGTCACTCAATATCATATCAATCACTTTCAAGATGTAatgtttaaagggctcatatttgtctaaacccacttttcttagtctgtgcttcatttctttgtggatttggaccctaatagttcatacagtttgaatttgaaccctccagctgctgcaaaactgtcTTCATATTAATGTGGACAAACATCCAGTGGATTtatacaacctgtttgaattcctgctaaatttgttacatcacgacatttgctcatatcaggtccagactttagatgaacatttctccagtatttctccataattgtttgtcgtcatcagcggttgtggtccagactgaaaatatgtccaaacttggagcccattaccggttgaacaggacagagcaacctggagggggcggggcctgaagtgtctcatgtgcatttaaagggccagcgctccaaaccacctttgtggtgtcattactcagaaatagggttgaagatggagctgtggagttgaatggatgaagaattcagactcaggcagagcatttacagtttatggagaccacagggaagtgagagaaaaggaagaataacatttaaaaaagacaaatatcactgctttaactaAATTGGCTACGTGTgtctgttgccatggttacgCTGTTGGCTGACTTCTGTTTCATACATCACGGTAGCACCACTTGCTCCAATAAGTTGACCGACACTAACAACGTAGCAGCAGAGACGATTTCTAACTTAAACAGCGCTCATATAAACACTAAACTGCTTTGCTAGCTCCGTCTGATATTAACTAAAACATCTGTCGAAAATATCAGTTTTCCATGGGCAGGTTTAGTTACCGTGTCCACAAACTTCGCATATTTCTAAGCTAGTAGCCTAGCCCCCATGTCAGCGACTGATGGAGGAGCATCTAGCATCAAGGCTGAGTTCTGATCCACTGCTGTCATTCCACCTTCGTCCTCTGGCTCCAAACAGAAGGCTGGACCTGGATTAATGGACTGTCCATCATTAATGTAACAGCAGCAGAGTGTTATAGACCCATTCATTAGATGAAGATAATTTAATAAAATCAATGATGAACAAGTGTGCTGTCACGAGGGGGAGGGTTGTCCGTCCAATCAACAGCTTCTACCGCCCCCCCCCAATGAAAGCCATCTGGAACCGGGCCTGGTTTCGTCGTACAAAGGCCCAGTTTTCTACCATTTACCTGTTTACCACAACAGTCATTGCATGGATTGTCACCGTTTCAGCCACGTTAAACTGAAGCTAGCAGACTGTGCCGTTCTCACAGCTGTCTACTTTATTCTCATCCATCTGCTCTAGGTGACTTTGAATGTGTCCAAAGGTGTCCTCAGCACCATGTCCACAGAAGGAGTTCAAGTTAAAGGTGAGAGTCCAGCTATTAATGCAAATGCCAAACAAGAAGTGgatggagtgattacccatcatgcctagtgcctccagtccagtctgtggggcagtgattacccatcatgcctagtctGGAGTGCCACGagtaattgtgggccccatgaaagctaaacgttgtggactctttataaaattcagtatcttctcgatttgttgggggggggggtatgtacaTGGGGTagaggcagcagttatatacatgggggtgcggtctaTAACTAGTGTagctaacgctggcgtgaagtgaaagtgaaacttaacatgttttcaaCGTCCGACTCTGAGCTTCTATGCTTCTATTCTACCGCagaccttacacgaaattttcagtcctgggccccatgaatttgtcacgtttacccccctgtTCGACGCCCCAGtgcctagtgcctccagtccagtctgtggggcagtgattacccatcatgcctagtgcctccagtccagtctgtggggcagtgattacccatcatgcctagtgccttcagtccagtctgtggggcagtgattacccatcatacctagtgccTCTAGTCCAGTCtgtggggcagtgattacccatcatgcctagtgccttcagtccagtctgtggggcagtgattacccatcatgcctagtgcctccagtccagtctgtggggcagtgattacccatcatgcctagtgccttcagtccagtctgtggggcagtgattacccatcatgcctagtgccttcagtccagtctgtggggcagtgattacccatcatgcctagtgcctccagtccAAGCCTGATCGGAGGTTGCCTCAGCTGATCAGGTCTAAGTTTATAATGAGGGCAGTTGACCACATGGCTAACCTGAATGAGCAGGTCTGAACCTAccagaggtgttttctgtcagactgcagtggaagctcagctttccctaaaattacaaaaattaaatgctcaaatatggtcagttgtgttgacatttcattgactccaaatgtgttagaacacgttcatctcacagacgagtttgttcagaatcagtttgatcccagatcagtggactggatgttgttcacttctcctccattcccgtgtctgtgttttctcattccatctctgctcagtgcatttgtccgtagatctgctccttcactgacacagttcagtttaataccgtcacacattctgctgtgaaatcacagaaaccactatgaaattactcgttcatttcttgcactgtaaataaaacccactcattggacttccttgtttcagttgaACATAATTTCATACATATGGCTCTGCTGGTcagtgagaggacactggtccagtctctggaaaagacacctacttgctatgataaggtcactgaccattttcttaaaaaggaacagaggacaaATTCATGTTTACATAACAtgacatttttttgatgtaagccgacaatgagcttcccctgtctgaaagacgagctgCTGCCACTGGAACATTTGTGGATTTTCTTCCGTGATGACAGGGAGATTCCAACATGACAGCACTAGGGTTCATCAGGTTGAGTTTGTGAAAGTGTGGTTCAGGAACATGAGGCATCATTTTGACAGTTTTAGTAAAGTATAGGGTGATAGTGGTAAAGAGTGTGATGTTACTGAAGTGGTTTTCTTGTGATGCTTTTTAAATGACAGGAAATGGTGAAACGACACTGACGGTACAGTCAAATAACCTGCTGTTCCTCAACGCCCTGCTGTCAAAAGTGTCCTATAAGAGCACAGACTATCATGTCAACACTGGAGATCTGGGTAGGTGTTCACCCAAAGCTGACCTTTGATAGAGTACAGGTGAAGTTACACTGAAAGGATCTATTGTGTTTGGTTTTAGTTATTACATGTGAAgtgtttcattctgtttttaGTCAGCTTCCAGTTTGAGAACCACAAAGCTGTGTTTCCTGTTGTCATCAAACAGCCTCAGCTGCCGGTCCTGTATGACATGGGAACAGGTAAGaacagactgacaggtggatttAGAACACTATGGACAGTATAGGTTTAAAAAtatggaatcacaggagtgccaaaattaaaaggaaataaatgtggaaataaaaagagaatcaataaaagaaatttggaaataaaaagagaatcaataaaagcaatgtggaaataaaaagagaatcaatacaagaatcaataataaaaaatatacaaatgcagtcatatcattgcttttaCTTATTCCAttgtgacattgtcttttccatttgcttattgtcattgcttttacctgatggctcaagctgtcaatcaaatggctgtgggcgggtctttctgtccaggataactagtcgatacctgatcagacgattccggcttgacagtggctatgcagtagctctgtttatgtgttagctctcagcgcgggagactggaagtagcgtcacggacaggacgtagacacacatacacatgtgtcAACTAGAACCATGTCTGCATTCGTCAGTGCAGATATTTCTCCAAGACTTTCCATTACATCTTCCACCAACCTTAAAATATAGTCCGTTGGAAAATTTTCCTCCACATACCGAGCAATTGCTAATAATTCTTGTTGAACGCCTCTTCTCAATTCGTCCACGTCAACCATATTTAACTTTCCCTCTTTTTACTTCagataaatgtgtatgtgtgtctacgtCCTGTCCGTGACACTACTTCCGGTCTCCCGCgctgagagctaacacataaacagagctactgcatagccactgtcaagccggaatcgtctgatcaggtatcgactagttaccctggacagaaagacccacccacagccatttgattgacagcttaagccatcaggtaaaagcaatgacaaaacgcaaatggaaaagacaatgtcaaaatggaataagtaaaagcaatgatatgactgcatttgtatattttttattattgattctttaattgattctctttttatttccaaatttctttaattgattctccttttattacctccgccaaggaggttatgtttttgccagggtttgtttgtttgtttgtttgtttgtttgtctgtttgtttgtttgtctgtccgttagtgtgcaacataactcaaaaagttatggacagatttggatgaaattttcagggtttgttggaaatgagataaggaagaaatgattaaattttggtggtattcgggggcgggggggcccacgggggggcccactgatcagccttggcggaggtctgcgctctccgagtgcttctagtttccaaatttattttattgattctccttttgtttccaaatttattttattgattctctttttatttccacatttcttttattgattctctttttatttccaaatttctttaattgattctccttttatttccaaatttattttattgattctcctTTTATTCCCACATTTCTTTTGAttctcttttattgattctctttttatttccacatttcttttattgattctctttttatttccacatttatttccttttaattttggcactcctgtgattccataTAAACAGCTGGAAACAAAGCAATTCACAGGTTAACAGTTACACCACAAACATACATACTGTGATGAGCTGTGGGTGTGGCCTGCCTTGCATTGTCGGGTTTTACATTCTGTTCATGTTCTGTGCTATATGCAGTTGGTTACTGTGTATATGGGACTTTAGGTGAGCGCATGTGCACAGCAGTAGTTCATAGGGAATGTAATGTTCACCTTTGTTTTGTGAATAATGACTGTAAGCCTTAGGTCAAATACCTTTACTTATTCAGAGTGAAACAGgggtaattattacctccgccaaggaggttatgtttttgccagggtctgtttgtttgtttgtttgtttgtttgtttgtttgtttgtctgtccgttagtgtgcaacataactcaaaaagttacggacagattttgatgaaattttcagggtttgttggaaatgggatgaggaagaaatgattaaattttggtggtgatcgggggtgggggggcccacgggggggcccatttccaacaaaccctgaaaatttcatcaaaatctgtccataactttttgagttatgttgcacactaacggacagacaaacagacaaacagacagacagacaaacaaaccctggcaaaaacataacctccttggcatgggggggcccacggggggggccactgatcagccttggcggaggtctgcgctctccgagtgcttctagttgtgtatGCAATGTCAGGAACAGTACTCAGATTACTGTTTTTACAACTCACTGACTGATTTTTTagtacagtggtttccaaccttttttggcttgaggccccattttaacatcacaattttctggtgaccccagacattcaaaacggaggcatttatttttgctaaaattatttagtttttggtcaagtaatagtttgctatactatgttacaaataaaagttaatttcagaggacatttagtctgtataatgtctattattgtggacagaggcagtaaatccaggtgtagattactgcataaagggagacttttattttccttggtcaggatctgtccagtcagtccagctgtgatttacaaggaggacaattaatactgaacaaacaagaactgaaactatgaattatgaaagagctgcagcatctgaaactgaccacaatgaacatttgacagataaacagaaccacagtgcttcagtttcagcttcagagtttgtcatgtattttatggattgggattttctcaccatatattttatacacactactggtcaaaagttttttGGAAGACCCCAGTTTTTCAGTCCATaaccccttcttccagtcttcagtagtccactggtggtgtttcatggtccagccaagcctctttttcttattctgaagtctcaccaatgctttctgctgcaacttcacccatcaaacctgcaactgttcagtcttctctttacagtgtaaactcagactctTTTACTACGACCActgtcttctctcttctttcagctgttgtcctgtcagtctcctctcactccagctgttgactgtcagaaacttgtcttctgattctgttgtgtgtttggttcttccagacctcttcctgtctgcatttccagtccagtttctgagtgcctttggatggtgaaggaaactggacttac
This region includes:
- the LOC115424894 gene encoding beta-1,4 N-acetylgalactosaminyltransferase 1-like, which translates into the protein MTWFTRAHFAVGCVMILSIVFYFYNFVFHDFCGQTPTEVPTMLKTWLPPVQSGPCTCAPGSVMLKDHISKEKYDEVVQRRSKELQHHKTRTKSVLTRLLLASPNSPLQYPIQGFTVRPLTSTLIPGLVLHTGARSSYEVTLNVSKGVLSTMSTEGVQVKGNGETTLTVQSNNLLFLNALLSKVSYKSTDYHVNTGDLVSFQFENHKAVFPVVIKQPQLPVLYDMGTDISSSVTITTKTFLRYDQLRVLVNSIRTFYANIRIIIADDSFEPQKMTGEHILHYIMPPAQVQTYEGIGPIITLCFILSILKDRTSDFPHIITDSLTGCDAD